From the genome of Halomonas sp. I5-271120, one region includes:
- a CDS encoding acyl-CoA thioesterase: MTDIDDVPTPQGQLTLKLLATRQDTNLYGDIPGGWLVSHMDQAAELAAGRIAHGRTATVAIEAMDFLCPVREGSVVNIFTELREIGRSSIKINVEVWSRPPHERNPDELHKVTEARFVMVAMDDNGRIRAVPNGR; this comes from the coding sequence ATGACCGATATAGATGACGTTCCCACGCCTCAGGGCCAACTGACCCTAAAACTGCTGGCCACCCGCCAGGACACCAACCTCTATGGCGACATTCCCGGCGGCTGGCTGGTCAGCCACATGGATCAGGCCGCCGAGCTGGCCGCGGGCCGCATCGCCCATGGCCGCACCGCTACGGTGGCCATCGAGGCCATGGACTTCCTGTGTCCGGTACGCGAGGGCTCGGTGGTCAATATCTTCACCGAACTCCGCGAAATCGGTCGCAGCTCGATCAAGATCAACGTCGAGGTATGGAGCCGTCCACCCCACGAGCGCAACCCCGATGAGCTTCACAAGGTGACCGAGGCGCGCTTCGTGATGGTGGCAATGGACGATAACGGCCGCATACGCGCCGTGCCCAACGGCCGTTGA
- the cysZ gene encoding sulfate transporter CysZ, producing MLNALTALTRGTRLVFSPGLRRYVFLPMLVNLVVYVAGLQFVLSHFGGWLDGWMTMVPGWLNWLEWLIWPLFVVTLVLVVFFSFTLVTHLIAAPFYGFLAAKVEAQQTGRPPQDERGLVRTGVDALGRELVKLAYIVPRMALLFVLSWVPVANLLAPPLWLLFSAWVMAITYLDYPMDNNAVSFADMRRRLRRRWWPTLTFGGWVTLLTWIPLANLFLLPGAVAGSVLMWDRHYRELGASGEAVATRR from the coding sequence ATGCTCAACGCCCTGACGGCGCTGACCCGAGGAACCCGGCTGGTCTTCAGTCCGGGTCTGAGACGCTATGTGTTTCTGCCGATGCTGGTCAATCTGGTGGTCTATGTCGCCGGGCTTCAGTTCGTACTGAGCCATTTCGGCGGCTGGCTGGATGGCTGGATGACGATGGTCCCGGGCTGGCTTAATTGGCTCGAGTGGCTGATCTGGCCGCTCTTCGTGGTGACTCTGGTGCTGGTGGTGTTCTTCAGTTTCACCCTGGTCACGCACCTGATCGCTGCTCCCTTCTATGGCTTTCTGGCGGCCAAGGTCGAGGCGCAGCAGACTGGCCGCCCTCCGCAGGACGAGCGTGGCCTGGTGCGCACCGGCGTCGATGCCCTGGGCCGCGAGCTGGTCAAGCTTGCCTACATTGTGCCGCGCATGGCGCTGTTGTTCGTGCTGAGCTGGGTGCCGGTGGCCAACCTGCTGGCGCCGCCGCTGTGGTTGCTGTTCTCGGCCTGGGTGATGGCGATCACCTATCTGGACTACCCGATGGACAACAACGCCGTCAGCTTCGCCGATATGCGCCGCCGGCTGCGCCGTCGCTGGTGGCCGACCCTGACCTTCGGCGGCTGGGTCACGTTGCTGACCTGGATTCCGCTGGCCAACCTCTTTCTGCTGCCCGGCGCCGTGGCGGGCTCGGTGCTGATGTGGGATCGCCACTATCGCGAGCTTGGCGCTTCAGGAGAGGCGGTAGCGACCCGCCGCTGA
- a CDS encoding PA3496 family putative envelope integrity protein gives MRNVEQVSSVKSELLDIFMSMEVAEHQQRQKSAALRNLRARRGIELHKEFKRLEQDLADLDDDLIQ, from the coding sequence ATGCGTAATGTCGAACAGGTGTCCTCCGTCAAAAGCGAACTCCTCGATATTTTCATGAGCATGGAAGTCGCCGAGCATCAGCAGCGCCAGAAATCCGCTGCGTTACGCAACCTCAGAGCCCGCCGCGGCATCGAGTTGCATAAAGAATTCAAGCGGCTGGAGCAGGACCTCGCCGATCTCGACGATGATCTGATCCAGTAG
- the phoR gene encoding phosphate regulon sensor histidine kinase PhoR, translated as MSLWALEFWRLAWLAGVLTMAGLIFDAPGLGLALGFGIYLLFHLRQLRALHRWLTQSRHADPPEASGIWGELFDRLHHHQKAQAKTQRRLRNTLQRIQDSSEAMSDSVVMLDRRGDLEWWNSAAETMLGLKTHQDRGQHITNLIRAPRFVEYFDKRAYREPLTLTSPIDDRRVLQFQLTLYGDDERLLMARDITRLHRLEQMRRDFVANVSHELRTPLTVLTGYLETYADHAELMPPRLARSLGQMQDQAKRMQNLVDDLLMLSRLEIDQPNAHSERVSVPPLLEAIQHDAESLSGGRHQISLDIESNQALRGDPKELRSAISNLAFNAVRYSGEGCHIVLRWRDHPAGAALEIEDNGEGIDPVHIPRLTERFYRVDKGRSTATGGTGLGLAIVKHVLLRHDARLEISSYPDQGSVFRCVFPSKRLVEDQAAHA; from the coding sequence ATGAGTCTCTGGGCCCTGGAATTCTGGCGCCTGGCCTGGCTGGCCGGCGTTCTGACCATGGCGGGCCTGATCTTCGACGCTCCAGGCCTGGGTCTGGCACTGGGGTTCGGGATCTATCTGCTCTTCCATCTGCGCCAGCTGCGCGCCCTGCATCGCTGGCTGACCCAGTCGCGACACGCTGACCCACCCGAGGCCAGCGGTATCTGGGGTGAGCTCTTCGATCGCCTGCACCATCACCAGAAGGCGCAGGCCAAGACCCAGCGACGCCTGCGTAACACCCTGCAACGCATTCAGGATTCCTCGGAGGCGATGAGCGACAGCGTGGTGATGCTCGACCGCCGTGGCGACCTGGAATGGTGGAACAGCGCCGCCGAAACCATGCTGGGGCTGAAGACTCATCAGGATCGTGGCCAGCACATCACCAACCTGATCCGCGCCCCGCGCTTCGTTGAGTACTTCGACAAGCGGGCCTACCGAGAGCCACTGACGCTGACCTCGCCGATCGACGATCGACGCGTCCTGCAGTTCCAGCTGACGCTATATGGCGACGATGAGCGCCTGCTGATGGCCCGCGACATCACTCGCCTGCATCGTCTGGAGCAGATGCGCCGCGACTTCGTGGCCAACGTCTCCCATGAGCTGCGCACCCCGCTCACGGTGCTGACCGGCTATCTGGAGACCTATGCCGACCATGCCGAGCTGATGCCGCCGCGCCTGGCCAGGAGCCTTGGCCAGATGCAGGACCAGGCCAAGCGCATGCAGAACCTGGTCGATGACCTGCTGATGCTGTCGCGCCTGGAGATCGACCAGCCCAATGCGCACAGCGAGCGCGTCTCCGTGCCGCCCCTGCTGGAAGCGATCCAGCACGACGCCGAATCCCTGTCGGGCGGCCGTCACCAGATCAGCCTCGACATCGAGTCGAATCAGGCACTGCGCGGTGACCCCAAGGAGCTGCGCAGCGCCATCTCCAACCTGGCCTTCAACGCCGTACGCTATAGCGGCGAGGGCTGTCATATCGTCCTGCGTTGGCGCGATCACCCGGCGGGCGCCGCCCTGGAAATCGAGGACAACGGCGAGGGCATCGACCCGGTGCATATCCCCCGCCTCACCGAGCGCTTCTACCGGGTCGACAAGGGTCGCAGCACGGCAACCGGCGGTACCGGCCTGGGACTGGCCATCGTCAAGCACGTACTGCTGCGCCACGACGCCCGCCTGGAAATCTCCTCCTACCCCGATCAGGGGTCAGTGTTTCGCTGCGTTTTCCCCAGCAAGCGCCTGGTCGAGGATCAAGCGGCCCACGCCTGA
- the uvrD gene encoding DNA helicase II, producing MDDVTAILDHLNAAQREAVSAPQGNMLVLAGAGSGKTRVLVHRIAWLMRTEGLSPYAILAVTFTNKAAREMRTRLEALLGQSLRNVWVGTFHSIAHRLLRTHWQDARLPQHFQILDSDDQLRLVKRLLKDHNIDDERFPPRQVQYFISGCKEEGLRPHQVQTHGDAYLGQMVELYERYQLTCERGGLVDFGELLLRSLELLRDNPALLAHYRERFAHVLVDEFQDTNTLQYAWLKLLTGEQAGITVVGDDDQSIYGWRGARVENIRRFEQEFTDTKTVRLEQNYRSTSAILEAANALISQNTGRMGKELWTDGERGAPISLYAGFNDLDEARYIVDTIASQVKEGTARREIAILYRSNAQSRVLEETLIRQGMPYRIYGGQRFYERLEIKNALAYLRLLLNREDDASLERVINVPARGIGTRTVEILRERARITDVSLWQALHDCLADATLKGRAGNAVRAFSELIERFDNDTAGMALHEIITHVTQQSGLVEHHRSEKGEKGQARVENLDELVNAARAFTQGDALNGQEVGEGAAAMEPFLAEAALNAGDHEADDFEDCVQLMTLHSAKGLEFPVVFIAGVEEGLFPHKMSMEEPGRLEEERRLCYVGLTRAMTKLYLTHAELRRLHGKETFQRPSRFLREIPAEYLEEVRLRGQISRPVTAGHAPSQSSVDGGDDLPSLSLGQRVSHPVFGEGVILNAEGAGERARVQVSFEGEGDKWLVLGFAKLTPL from the coding sequence ATGGATGACGTCACGGCGATTCTCGATCACCTCAACGCGGCCCAGCGCGAGGCCGTCAGTGCCCCCCAGGGCAACATGCTGGTGCTGGCGGGTGCCGGCTCGGGCAAGACCCGGGTGCTGGTGCATCGAATCGCCTGGCTGATGCGCACCGAGGGCCTGTCGCCCTATGCCATTCTCGCCGTGACCTTTACCAACAAGGCGGCCCGGGAGATGCGCACCCGGCTGGAAGCCTTGCTGGGTCAGTCGCTGCGCAATGTCTGGGTCGGCACCTTCCACTCCATCGCCCATCGGCTGCTGCGCACCCACTGGCAGGACGCTCGCCTGCCCCAGCACTTCCAGATCCTCGACAGCGATGACCAGCTGCGCCTGGTCAAGCGTCTGCTCAAGGACCACAACATCGACGACGAGCGCTTCCCGCCGCGCCAGGTGCAGTACTTCATCTCCGGCTGCAAGGAAGAAGGCCTGCGCCCCCATCAGGTGCAGACCCATGGCGATGCTTATCTCGGCCAGATGGTCGAGCTCTACGAGCGCTATCAGCTGACCTGCGAGCGCGGTGGCCTGGTCGATTTCGGCGAACTGCTGCTGCGAAGCCTGGAGCTTCTGCGCGATAATCCAGCGTTGCTCGCCCACTACCGGGAGCGCTTCGCCCATGTGCTGGTCGACGAGTTCCAGGACACCAACACCCTGCAGTACGCTTGGCTTAAGCTGCTCACCGGCGAACAGGCCGGCATCACGGTGGTCGGCGACGATGACCAGTCGATCTATGGCTGGCGCGGCGCCCGGGTCGAGAACATCCGCCGCTTCGAGCAGGAGTTCACGGACACCAAGACGGTGCGTCTGGAACAGAACTATCGCTCGACCAGCGCCATCCTCGAGGCGGCCAACGCCCTGATCAGCCAGAACACCGGGCGCATGGGCAAGGAGCTGTGGACCGACGGCGAGCGCGGCGCGCCGATCTCGTTGTACGCGGGCTTCAATGATCTGGACGAGGCGCGCTACATCGTCGATACCATCGCCTCCCAGGTGAAGGAAGGCACCGCGCGGCGTGAGATCGCTATCCTGTATCGCTCCAACGCTCAGTCGCGGGTGCTCGAGGAGACCCTGATCCGCCAGGGCATGCCGTACCGCATCTACGGCGGCCAGCGCTTCTATGAGCGCCTGGAGATCAAGAACGCCCTGGCCTACCTGCGGCTGCTGCTGAACCGGGAGGATGACGCCTCTCTTGAGCGGGTGATCAACGTGCCGGCTAGGGGCATTGGCACCCGCACCGTGGAGATTCTGCGCGAGCGGGCGCGGATCACTGACGTTTCCCTGTGGCAGGCGCTGCACGACTGCCTCGCTGACGCCACCCTCAAGGGCCGCGCCGGCAATGCGGTACGGGCCTTCAGCGAGCTGATCGAGCGCTTCGACAACGACACCGCTGGCATGGCGCTGCACGAGATCATCACCCACGTCACCCAGCAGTCCGGGCTGGTCGAACACCACCGCAGCGAGAAGGGCGAGAAGGGCCAGGCCCGTGTCGAGAACCTCGATGAGCTGGTCAATGCCGCCCGCGCCTTCACCCAGGGCGATGCCCTGAACGGCCAGGAGGTCGGCGAGGGCGCCGCCGCGATGGAGCCGTTTCTTGCCGAGGCGGCGCTCAATGCCGGCGATCACGAGGCCGACGACTTCGAAGACTGCGTGCAGCTGATGACCCTGCACTCGGCCAAGGGGCTCGAGTTTCCGGTGGTATTCATCGCCGGCGTCGAGGAGGGCCTCTTCCCGCACAAGATGTCGATGGAAGAGCCGGGCCGCCTAGAAGAGGAGCGCCGGCTGTGCTACGTGGGCCTGACGCGGGCCATGACCAAGCTCTACCTGACCCACGCCGAACTTCGCCGCCTGCACGGCAAGGAGACCTTCCAGCGGCCGTCGCGCTTCCTGCGCGAAATTCCGGCGGAGTATCTCGAGGAAGTGCGCCTGCGCGGCCAGATCTCGCGGCCGGTGACCGCTGGCCATGCCCCGTCCCAGTCCTCTGTTGACGGCGGCGACGACCTGCCTTCGCTGTCGCTTGGGCAGCGGGTCAGCCACCCGGTGTTCGGCGAAGGGGTGATCCTCAACGCCGAGGGCGCAGGTGAGCGCGCCCGGGTGCAGGTCAGCTTCGAGGGCGAAGGCGACAAGTGGCTGGTGCTGGGGTTTGCCAAGCTGACGCCGCTATAG
- a CDS encoding TRAP transporter substrate-binding protein, which translates to MSRPLHRRHFLTALGAGAAGIAAAPFVNTASAQETITWKMVTSWPKNFPALGTGANDFAKRIEQLSGGRMRVDVYGAGELVPALEVFDAVSSGTAQMGHSASYYWRGKVPAAQMFTAVPFGMTAQETNSWLYQGEGQALWDALYAKYNLKPFAVGNTGTQMAGWFKREINSLEDMQGLKLRLPGLAGEAMNGIGVTTLNMPGSEIFTSMQTGVLDAADWVGPYNDLAFGLHQVADYYYTSAWNEPSAILEGTVNLDAWQALPDDLKVVVMEAARSANLAMIDEFTLRNAEALKTLVEDHGVKLRQFPDEVIKALYTSSQDVLAKQTESDEDSRQILESYRAFQSLVRPFSDIGEFAYLKTRELVSG; encoded by the coding sequence ATGTCACGCCCCCTTCACCGCCGTCACTTCCTTACCGCCCTCGGCGCCGGCGCTGCCGGCATTGCCGCGGCGCCCTTCGTCAACACCGCCAGCGCCCAGGAGACCATTACCTGGAAGATGGTCACCTCCTGGCCGAAGAACTTCCCGGCCCTGGGGACCGGCGCCAACGATTTCGCCAAGCGCATCGAGCAGCTATCCGGCGGGCGCATGCGCGTCGACGTCTACGGGGCCGGCGAGCTGGTCCCGGCGCTGGAAGTGTTCGATGCGGTCTCGTCGGGCACTGCCCAGATGGGCCACTCGGCCTCCTATTACTGGCGTGGCAAGGTACCGGCGGCGCAGATGTTCACCGCCGTGCCCTTCGGCATGACCGCCCAGGAAACCAACTCCTGGCTGTACCAGGGAGAAGGGCAAGCGCTTTGGGATGCGCTCTATGCCAAGTACAACCTCAAGCCCTTCGCCGTGGGTAACACCGGCACCCAGATGGCGGGCTGGTTCAAGCGCGAAATCAATTCGCTGGAGGACATGCAGGGGCTCAAGCTGCGCCTGCCGGGGCTTGCCGGCGAGGCCATGAACGGCATCGGCGTGACCACGCTCAACATGCCGGGGAGCGAGATCTTCACCTCGATGCAGACCGGTGTGCTGGATGCCGCGGACTGGGTGGGGCCCTATAACGACCTGGCCTTCGGCCTGCATCAGGTCGCCGACTACTACTACACCTCGGCCTGGAACGAGCCCAGTGCGATTCTCGAGGGCACTGTCAATCTGGATGCCTGGCAGGCGCTGCCGGATGATCTCAAGGTAGTGGTCATGGAAGCGGCGCGTTCCGCCAACCTGGCGATGATCGACGAATTCACGCTGCGCAATGCCGAGGCGCTGAAAACGCTGGTCGAGGATCATGGCGTCAAGCTGCGTCAGTTCCCCGACGAGGTGATCAAGGCGCTTTATACGTCGTCACAGGACGTGCTGGCGAAACAGACCGAGTCCGACGAAGACTCCCGGCAGATCCTCGAGTCTTACCGCGCCTTCCAGTCGCTGGTGCGGCCGTTCAGCGATATCGGCGAGTTTGCCTATCTGAAAACGCGGGAACTGGTCAGCGGCTGA
- a CDS encoding chorismate lyase, with the protein MRDRPTSPSLSTTWRRWYPAAVARPTMSPAWWTWIASRDSLTARLIAAADGRPFRVRLLDQRIGRPGHDEARALGLRPRERAWLREVALCIEEQPWVVARSVVPLARLHGQRLDRLGERSLGHWLFRQPDLERGPIEVSRAAAGFHGGLGPWGRRSVFRHGRFAVLVQEFFLDTMSDELGLPPR; encoded by the coding sequence GTGCGCGATCGCCCGACATCTCCCTCTCTGAGCACCACCTGGCGCCGCTGGTACCCCGCTGCCGTGGCCCGGCCGACAATGAGCCCCGCCTGGTGGACCTGGATCGCCAGCCGCGACTCGCTGACGGCGAGGCTGATCGCTGCCGCCGACGGTCGTCCCTTCCGGGTGCGCCTGCTGGACCAGCGCATCGGCCGCCCCGGACACGACGAAGCCCGGGCACTGGGGCTCAGGCCCCGAGAGCGCGCCTGGCTGCGCGAGGTGGCGCTGTGCATCGAGGAGCAGCCCTGGGTAGTGGCTCGCTCGGTGGTGCCACTCGCTCGGCTCCACGGCCAGCGCCTGGATCGCCTCGGTGAGCGCTCGCTGGGCCACTGGCTGTTTCGTCAACCGGACCTCGAGCGCGGGCCGATTGAGGTCAGCCGAGCCGCAGCAGGCTTTCACGGCGGCCTCGGCCCATGGGGGCGACGCTCGGTGTTTCGCCACGGTCGCTTCGCGGTACTGGTTCAGGAGTTCTTCCTCGATACCATGAGCGATGAGCTGGGCTTGCCGCCACGCTGA
- the hexR gene encoding transcriptional regulator HexR, whose protein sequence is MSRALFDELRNRMEHFRRSEQKVARFVLRNPEEVIHMRIVDLATEAKVSEPTVVRFCRALGCNGFQDFKLKLAQMLASGSQFAQFSMNDSDSVAEFSHSIFDSTVGTLLSVRDRLDNEALNQAINALAMANRVEFYGFGASGAVAADAQHKFFRLQISTAAYTDPHMQNMSAATLKQGDVVVAISQTGRTRALVDSVRRARAVGATVIGLCPSHSPLADEVSMPLYIDVHEDTEIYTPMSSRIAHLVLIDVLAVGVAKTRGPKLAEQLKAVKKSLNPLRFPEQEDAPGESDDPQD, encoded by the coding sequence GTGAGCCGTGCCCTGTTCGATGAATTGAGAAATCGCATGGAGCACTTTCGCCGCTCCGAGCAGAAGGTGGCGCGCTTCGTGCTGCGCAACCCAGAAGAAGTGATCCACATGCGCATCGTCGATCTGGCCACCGAGGCCAAGGTCAGCGAGCCTACGGTGGTACGTTTCTGCCGGGCGCTGGGCTGCAACGGTTTTCAGGACTTCAAGCTCAAGCTGGCGCAGATGCTGGCCTCGGGCAGCCAGTTCGCCCAGTTCTCGATGAACGACAGCGACAGCGTCGCCGAGTTTTCTCACAGCATCTTCGACTCCACCGTCGGCACCCTGCTGTCGGTGCGCGACCGGCTGGACAACGAGGCGCTGAACCAGGCCATCAATGCGTTGGCCATGGCCAACCGGGTCGAGTTCTACGGCTTCGGCGCCTCCGGTGCGGTGGCCGCGGATGCCCAGCACAAGTTCTTTCGCCTGCAGATATCCACAGCGGCCTATACCGACCCGCACATGCAGAACATGTCCGCTGCGACACTCAAGCAGGGCGATGTGGTGGTGGCGATCTCCCAGACCGGACGCACCCGGGCGCTGGTGGATAGCGTCAGGCGCGCCCGCGCGGTGGGGGCCACGGTGATCGGTCTGTGCCCCAGCCACTCGCCGCTGGCCGACGAGGTCAGCATGCCGCTTTATATCGATGTCCACGAGGACACCGAGATCTATACGCCGATGAGTTCACGCATCGCGCATTTGGTACTGATCGACGTGTTGGCGGTGGGGGTGGCCAAGACCCGTGGGCCCAAGCTTGCCGAGCAGCTCAAGGCGGTCAAGAAGAGCCTCAACCCGCTGCGCTTTCCCGAGCAAGAGGATGCGCCGGGTGAGAGTGACGACCCGCAGGACTAG
- the phoB gene encoding phosphate regulon transcriptional regulator PhoB, whose amino-acid sequence MSTKTVLIVDDEASIREMIAIALEMADYQVLEADNAQTAHAMVVDHQPDLLVLDWMMPGISGIELARRLKRDEATAELPIILLTAKGEEDNKIQGLEAGADDYITKPFSPRELVARLKAVLRRATPKGVEQAVEVEGLLLDPASHRVSTHGAPLDIGPTEYRLLQFFMTHQERAYTRSQLLDQVWGGNVYVEERTVDVHIRRLRKALGEAHQHLIQTVRGTGYRFSAKG is encoded by the coding sequence ATGAGCACCAAGACCGTCCTGATCGTCGATGACGAAGCCTCTATCCGCGAGATGATCGCCATCGCCCTGGAGATGGCCGACTATCAGGTCCTCGAGGCCGACAACGCCCAGACCGCGCATGCCATGGTCGTCGACCATCAACCCGACCTGCTGGTCCTTGACTGGATGATGCCGGGCATCAGCGGTATTGAGCTGGCCCGCCGCCTGAAGCGCGACGAAGCTACCGCCGAGCTGCCGATCATCCTGCTCACCGCCAAGGGCGAAGAAGACAACAAGATTCAGGGGCTCGAAGCCGGGGCGGATGACTACATCACCAAGCCCTTCTCGCCCCGCGAGCTGGTGGCCCGCCTCAAGGCGGTGCTGCGCCGCGCCACGCCCAAGGGCGTCGAGCAGGCGGTCGAGGTCGAGGGGCTGCTGCTCGACCCTGCCAGCCATCGCGTCAGCACCCACGGCGCTCCGCTGGATATCGGCCCCACCGAGTATCGCTTGCTACAGTTCTTCATGACCCACCAGGAGCGCGCCTATACGCGCAGTCAGCTGCTCGATCAGGTGTGGGGCGGCAACGTCTATGTCGAAGAACGCACCGTCGATGTGCACATCCGTCGCCTACGCAAGGCCCTCGGCGAGGCACACCAGCACCTGATTCAGACCGTGCGCGGCACGGGCTACCGCTTCTCTGCCAAGGGCTGA
- the phoU gene encoding phosphate signaling complex protein PhoU: protein MDITSDTHSQHISRQFNHELEDLKNHLMAMGGLVEKQVQDAVIALLEGDSSLARQVSEQDRTVNDMQIKIDEECTRVLARRQPAASDLRLVLAVTRAVSDLERIGDEATKIARNALSLSESDNGKKGFVEVRHISERVRNMVRDSLTSFARFDIDLALKVVHEDEAVDSEYTTAMRSLMTFMMEDPRSITSVLSVMWVLRALERIGDHANNLAEYVIYLVKGLDIRHINPDDLDEEALKQRK from the coding sequence ATGGATATCACCAGCGATACCCACAGCCAGCATATTTCCCGCCAGTTCAATCATGAGCTCGAGGATCTCAAGAATCACTTGATGGCCATGGGTGGCCTGGTCGAGAAACAGGTTCAGGATGCCGTCATTGCCCTACTCGAGGGCGACTCGAGCCTAGCAAGGCAGGTCTCCGAGCAGGACCGGACCGTCAACGATATGCAGATCAAGATCGACGAGGAGTGCACACGGGTGCTGGCGCGGCGTCAGCCGGCGGCTTCCGACCTGCGCCTGGTGCTGGCGGTCACCCGTGCCGTGTCCGATCTTGAGCGGATCGGTGATGAGGCCACCAAGATCGCCCGCAACGCTCTGTCGCTGAGTGAGTCCGACAATGGCAAGAAGGGCTTCGTCGAGGTGCGCCATATCAGCGAGCGCGTACGCAACATGGTGCGCGATTCGCTGACCAGTTTTGCCCGCTTCGATATCGATCTGGCGCTCAAGGTGGTCCACGAAGACGAGGCCGTCGACAGCGAATACACGACCGCGATGCGCTCGCTGATGACCTTCATGATGGAAGATCCGCGCTCCATCACCTCGGTGCTCAGCGTGATGTGGGTGCTGCGCGCCCTGGAGCGCATCGGCGATCATGCCAACAACCTGGCCGAGTACGTCATCTACCTGGTTAAAGGGCTGGATATCCGCCATATCAATCCGGACGACCTCGACGAGGAAGCGCTCAAGCAGCGCAAGTGA
- the ubiA gene encoding 4-hydroxybenzoate octaprenyltransferase, with translation MDHVERPRGLARLPDFLALMRLNRPIGTWLLMWPTLWALWLAAEGLPTRTLLLIFIAGVYLMRAAGCVVNDYADRHLDGHVKRTKARPLATGRIAEREAKMLFAALVAASFVLVCFTNGLTVLLSVAAVALAAVYPFMKRYTHLPQVVLGAAFSMAIPMAFSAVTGAVPLEAWLLFAANLCWTVAYDTQYAMVDRDDDLKIGIKSTAVLFGRADILMIGLLQLLTLGLLGLIGTRLALSGFFWLGLGAMAAIFVYQYTLIRGRDRDRCFQAFLNNHWAGLVLFAGLALSLWPAP, from the coding sequence ATGGATCACGTCGAGCGCCCCCGTGGCCTGGCTCGCCTGCCCGACTTTCTGGCACTGATGCGCCTCAATCGTCCCATCGGTACCTGGCTATTGATGTGGCCGACGCTCTGGGCGCTGTGGCTCGCCGCCGAGGGCCTGCCCACCCGCACCCTGCTGCTGATCTTCATCGCTGGGGTCTACCTGATGCGAGCCGCGGGCTGCGTGGTCAACGACTACGCCGACCGCCACCTGGATGGTCACGTCAAGCGCACCAAGGCACGGCCGCTGGCCACCGGGCGCATTGCGGAGCGCGAAGCCAAGATGCTGTTCGCGGCCCTCGTCGCCGCCTCCTTCGTGCTGGTGTGCTTCACCAACGGCCTGACCGTGCTGCTGTCGGTGGCCGCCGTGGCCCTGGCCGCGGTCTATCCCTTCATGAAACGCTATACGCACCTGCCCCAGGTCGTGCTGGGGGCGGCCTTCTCGATGGCCATTCCGATGGCCTTCTCGGCCGTGACCGGCGCGGTACCGCTGGAGGCCTGGCTCTTGTTCGCGGCCAACCTGTGCTGGACGGTGGCCTATGATACGCAATACGCGATGGTCGACCGGGACGATGACCTGAAGATCGGCATCAAGTCCACGGCGGTGCTGTTCGGGCGCGCCGATATCCTGATGATCGGGCTGCTGCAGCTCTTGACCCTTGGGTTGCTGGGACTGATCGGTACCCGCCTGGCACTAAGCGGCTTCTTCTGGCTGGGGCTTGGCGCCATGGCCGCGATCTTCGTCTATCAGTACACGCTGATTCGCGGCCGCGACCGGGATCGCTGCTTCCAAGCCTTCCTCAACAATCACTGGGCGGGGCTGGTCCTGTTCGCCGGCCTGGCCCTGTCGCTGTGGCCGGCGCCCTGA